Proteins encoded in a region of the Magallana gigas chromosome 8, xbMagGiga1.1, whole genome shotgun sequence genome:
- the LOC136270617 gene encoding uncharacterized protein → MVNRTKKGRFLKPTQVARYNQQLKNLHISSEKCDQLVNLDTFVPLFDTQSTPAAGSTLDDHSYIQSTGSFDEINEAFFSGKLRALDFTRHVVDLQALFNNMKCVDCANVSLKFKDAVGVLPAGICGHLVIRCYNCLRFVQVAMGKTHSSPHGQQIFDVNTKLATGMYHSEIGPVQLNNLFTSMNLPNISESLIRRRCDEVGPVLEDLAEESTSKALCEEGHLSATNNIESTGITASADGAYQRRGSGRCYNSLSGTATLIGKRTGKIVGFSARYKRCRKCDVAKAKHRTPNKHACKKNWTGTAKSMEPDMIVEILKEVKDKNNPVVTLIGDDDCTAFNRARCEVSSCIEKLSDKNHVKKNISNKLYKLKSKHKELSVKTITAIMKSFSYMLAQCKEDTDKIEKSIDSVVLHQFGDHVKCGEWCNMKENPTARHKNLPWGADLQNEKLKTDLLTLFRDLDPSKLSRLDSSNCNESFNNTLRSKAPKDKHYSESGSLAYRLSAAVCQKNEGYSYVAKVHEKLGLSPGTATTSLASIRDRDVHRKREVSKTKEFKLQRQKLKSERSGETRSKEVREGDSYSSNLLGDTPDPDMEVIPGPSDVCNAKTIVYYDLETTGLSRESSIIQISAVCEDQKFNKYVTPSQEISEEASRVTGMKFDASTNELLHNNVAVSHNHPLQVLLDLIQFVMLLGKSCVLVAHNNKCFDSIPLPKYKASGKQLPQICREVAANLRQTVAANLRQVQNSYAN, encoded by the exons ATGGTTAACAGAACGAAGAAAGGAAGGTTTTTAAAACCGACACAGGTTGCACGTTATAATCAGCAATTGAAAAATTTACACATATCAAGTGAAAAATGTGACCAGCTCGTAAATCTTGATACTTTTGTGCCTTTATTTGATACTCAATCTACTCCTGCTGCGGGCAGCACTTTAGATGATCATTCGTATATACAGTCAACAGGTTCGTTTGATGAAATTAATGAAGCATTTTTTAGTGGAAAATTAAGAGCTTTAGACTTTACAAGACATGTGGTAGATCTGCAAGCATTGTTCAACAACATGAAATGCGTGGATTGCGCAAATGTGTCATTGAAGTTCAAGGATGCTGTGGGAGTTTTACCAGCTGGTATTTGTGGGCACTTGGTGATAAGGTGCTACAACTGTCTTCGGTTTGTGCAAGTTGCCATGGGAAAAACACATTCATCACCACATGGTCAACAGATATTTGATGTAAACACCAAATTGGCAACTG GCATGTACCATAGTGAAATTGGTCCAGTCCAACTTAACAACCTTTTCACATCAATGAACTTGCCAAACATCAGTGAGAGCCTGATAAGAAGAAGATGTGATGAAGTAGGGCCTGTGCTGGAAGACTTGGCCGAGGAATCTACCAGTAAAGCTCTATGTGAAGAGGGGCATTTATCAGCCACAA acaatattgaGTCCACTGGAATAACAGCTTCTGCAGATGGTGCTTACCAGAGAAGAGGATCAGGAAGATGTTACAATAGTCTGTCAG GCACTGCAACTCTAATTGGTAAAAGGACTGGCAAAATTGTGGGTTTCTCTGCTCGATACAAAAGATGCAGAAAATGTGATGTGGCGAAGGCGAAGCACAGAACCCCCAACAAGCATGCATGTAAGAAAAATTGGACTGGCACCGCGAAATCTATGGAACCTGACATGATTGTAGAAATACTTAAGGAAGTCAAAGACAAGAATAATCCTGTTGTTACACTGATTGGAGATGACGATTGCACAGCTTTCAACAGAGCAAGATGTGAAGTTAGTTCTTGCATTGAAAAGTTAAGTGACAAAAATCATGTGAAAAAGAATATTTCCAACAAACtctataaattaaaatcaaaacacaaagAGCTTTCTGTTAAAACGATTACGGCCATAATGAAGAGTTTCAGCTACATGCTAGCACAGTGCAAGGAAGACACggacaaaatagaaaaatctatAGACTCTGTTGTTCTTCACCAGTTTGGTGACCATGTAAAATGTGGCGAATGGTGTAACATGAAGGAAAACCCAACTGCTAGACACAAGAATCTTCCGTGGGGAGCAGATCTACAGAATGAAAAACTGAAAACTGATTTATTGACATTGTTCAGAGATCTTGATCCCAGCAAGCTCAGCAGACTAGACTCTAGCAACTGCAATGAAAGCTTTAACAATACGTTAAGATCTAAGGCTCCAAAAGACAAGCACTACAGTGAGAGTGGAAGCTTGGCATATAGACTTTCTGCAGCTGTTTGCCAAAAGAATGAAGGCTATAGCTATGTAGCAAAG GTTCATGAGAAGCTTGGACTTAGTCCTGGGACAGCAACAACCTCGCTAGCCTCCATCAGAGACAGAGATGTTCATCGCAAAAGAGAAgtttcaaaaacaaaagaattcaag TTGCAACGTCAAAAACTAAAGAGTGAAAGGAGTGGAGAAACTAGGAGCAAAGAAGTCAGAGAGGGTGACAGCTACTCATCAAATCTTTTAG GAGACACACCTGACCCAGATATGGAAGTAATTCCTGGACCATCAGATGTTTGTAACGCCAAAACAATTGTATACTATGATCTGGAGACAACAGGATTGA GTAGAGAAAGCTCTATTATTCAAATTTCGGCAGTCTGTGAAGAccaaaaattcaacaaatatgTCACACCAAGCCAGGAAATTTCAGAAGAGGCCAGTAGAGTGACTGGAATGAAGTTTGATGCCTCAACTAATGAGCTGCTCCATAACAATGTAGCTGTGTCACACAATCATCCACTACAAGTTCTTTTGGACCTTATTCAATTTGTTATGTTACTAGGGAAAAGCTGTGTATTAGTGGCACACAATAACAAATGTTTTGATTCTATTCCCTTACCAAAATATAAGGCCTCTGGCAAACAGTTGCCGCAAATTTGCAGAGAGGTTGCTGCAAATTTGCGACAAACAGTTGCAGCAAATTTgcggcaagttcagaattcgtatgcaaattag